CCATCAACCCCGGCTGCCGTCCGGCAATATAGTAGGTGGTCGGGTGAATAATCGTACTGCCAGTGGTTTGGGTTTTTCTTCCGGGTCTATTTTACTTAACCACGGGGTTAAAGGGCCGCTGGTGAACCTGGTCTTGATTGCCATTGCCAGTCGTACAAGCATAAACAGGCTGGTGACAACAGTCCAGAAGGCCACGGCCAATAATCCCAAGTCAGGGCGGCCGAACAGGGTACTGATGGTTAGAAGGATAAGGTTCGGGTTGCGACGTCCGGTAATCAGGCGGAAATAGGAATCTATGGGATGCCAGGAAAAGATTCCAAAACGTCCCAGCATGCTGGTAAAGATAGCCTCCACCAGACGGCCGGTGAGATAGGTGCCGACTATCAGCCACAAAATCAGCGGCAAATGGGAAGGTGACAGTACAGGGGAGCTGTTTGCCAGGCCTAATCCCCAGGCGACATACCAGAAGGGTGGGTGGATAAGGTCAATGGCATGATCAAAAATGTGACCAAATTTGCTGGAAGTAACCGTGACCCGGGCAAGTTTTCCGTCCACCGTATCAAAAAAAGTCATCATCCAGCCGGCCACCAGGCCAAGAGCGTAGAAACCGGTATAAAATAAAATGCTGGCCAGGATGACCAGCCCCAGGCCCGCCAAGGTTACCTGATTGGGTTTCCAGCCGCGACGAACGCAGACCCCCACTGCCAGCCGGGCGGGAAATGGCCAGCACCATTTAGTGACCAGGTCGGTTATGCCTTTATATGACCAGGAAAAAAGATGTTTTTCCAGACTTTGGCGATTTTGCTCCGTAATCGGCAACACAAAAGGCGGGTCAAATTTCCGCAGGCGTTGCTGATATGCCGGGGTTAGCGTTTGCGGCGTAACCAGTTTAAGATCTTGCAGGGCTTCATCCTGTTGACCATCGTTAAGATAGCTGTAGGTTTTAGCAGCCAGGCCTGATTTGACCTGGGCGGCGACCGGAATTTCGCGGCCTGCTTTTGGAATCAGCAAGATGGTATCAGGTGTTTCCAGCAAATTTTGGATGACCCGATCGTCGTAGAGATAATCGGCGCGGAGCAGCAAGATAGTATCCGTTGTTGCCTGCCTGGGGTCAGAGATGAAATTATGTATTCCGACTTTGGCTAAAACGCGTTCAATACGTTCACGGGAGGTTAACCCCCAAAGTTTTACCGGACTTTCATGGAAGATATAGACGCTGGTGGACATGAACTTTTCTCGTCTAGAGGTTAATGAAGATTAATCTTGTCCAGGGATTGTCAGCTGACAATCATTGCAAAAAAAATCACTCTGTTTTATATAGATTTTTATGATGGTTGTAAAGCCTGAAGAGTGCCGTTGTGAAGAGCTTCCGGAAATCATGATGTCTGAAACTGGAAATCCCTCCCCATTTATTCTGGCACATCTATCTGATCCTCATTTTTTTTCAACCACCGGCAGCCGGTTGAGTGATTTTCTCAATAAACGTTTGTATGGTTATCTCTCATGGTGTTGGCGTCGCCGGCATGAACATAGCGATAAGGTTATCTCGGCTCTGGTTGAAGATCTGAAATGCCAGCATCCGGATCATATCACGGTGACCGGGGATTTAACCCACCTGGGACTGCCTGATGAATATCGTCTGGCAGCGGAATTTCTGCGTTTACTAGGGCCGCCGGAGCGAGTGACGGCCATCCCCGGTAATCATGATGCTTATGTGCCCTCAGCCTGGGAGAATGGCCGGAATTTATGGAGACCCTATCTGGTTGGCGATAGTGTCAATTCACCCGGGGAAAAGCCGAAGATCTCATTTCCTTTCATCCGTGAACGGGGAGATGTAGTTTTCATTGGTTTATCTACCGCCAACTCCTGTCTGCCTCTTCTGGCTACCGGGACCCTTGGTAAAGCGCAATTGCAGCATTTGGAAGCCCTACTGAACGAATATGGTTCGCGGCAGCAATGCAGGGTGATTTTAATCCATCATCCCCCGGTTGCCGGTGTCATCAGCTGGCGTAAAAGGCTGACGGATTACCGGGATTTTTGTGAGCTGTTGCAGCGCCAGGGAGCCGAGCTGGTATTGCATGGCCATGCCCATATTGCTTCCTGTTCATTTCTGGAAACGCCGACTGGTCGTATCCCTGTTGTCGGGGTGCCTTCGGCATCGGCCATCGGTAGAACTCCCGATCGACGGTCAGAATATAATCTTTACCGTATTGCTCGTAACAATCAAGGTTGGCAGGTAAATTTCAAACGGCATCGTTATTCGTTCAGTGAAAATAAATTTTTTGAGCGTGGCAGCTGGCAGCCCTTGTTACCATGATCTTTTTTTAGCCATCCAGGCACTGATCACCAGGATGAGCGCGATGGGCATGAGCACGGTGACTGCCGGGGAAAAGTTGAACAATAAACCAAGATCACCGATGATGTTGTTGAAAAGGTAGGCGAAAATACCAACCAGGACGGCAATGGTGATCAGCAGTCCGGCTGATGTTTC
This genomic window from Pseudomonadota bacterium contains:
- a CDS encoding metallophosphoesterase, coding for MMVVKPEECRCEELPEIMMSETGNPSPFILAHLSDPHFFSTTGSRLSDFLNKRLYGYLSWCWRRRHEHSDKVISALVEDLKCQHPDHITVTGDLTHLGLPDEYRLAAEFLRLLGPPERVTAIPGNHDAYVPSAWENGRNLWRPYLVGDSVNSPGEKPKISFPFIRERGDVVFIGLSTANSCLPLLATGTLGKAQLQHLEALLNEYGSRQQCRVILIHHPPVAGVISWRKRLTDYRDFCELLQRQGAELVLHGHAHIASCSFLETPTGRIPVVGVPSASAIGRTPDRRSEYNLYRIARNNQGWQVNFKRHRYSFSENKFFERGSWQPLLP
- a CDS encoding CDP-alcohol phosphatidyltransferase family protein, coding for MSTSVYIFHESPVKLWGLTSRERIERVLAKVGIHNFISDPRQATTDTILLLRADYLYDDRVIQNLLETPDTILLIPKAGREIPVAAQVKSGLAAKTYSYLNDGQQDEALQDLKLVTPQTLTPAYQQRLRKFDPPFVLPITEQNRQSLEKHLFSWSYKGITDLVTKWCWPFPARLAVGVCVRRGWKPNQVTLAGLGLVILASILFYTGFYALGLVAGWMMTFFDTVDGKLARVTVTSSKFGHIFDHAIDLIHPPFWYVAWGLGLANSSPVLSPSHLPLILWLIVGTYLTGRLVEAIFTSMLGRFGIFSWHPIDSYFRLITGRRNPNLILLTISTLFGRPDLGLLAVAFWTVVTSLFMLVRLAMAIKTRFTSGPLTPWLSKIDPEEKPKPLAVRLFTRPPTILPDGSRG